In Nitrosospira briensis C-128, a genomic segment contains:
- a CDS encoding NUDIX domain-containing protein, protein MPKPHLDLTETTLSSENVYDGKLLHVRADQARLPDGKVAVREYIKHPGAVVIIPLLDNGELVLERQYRYPLQREFYELPAGKIDAGEDPLKCAQRELLEETGYTAENWRYIATLHPCIGYSDEKLIYYFAEGLTFKGASLDDGEHLEVLTLGLPTALEWVKTGKISDNKTVSGLFWAEKLLSGTW, encoded by the coding sequence ATGCCCAAACCACACCTCGATCTTACGGAAACAACACTCAGCAGCGAGAATGTGTACGATGGCAAGCTTCTCCATGTGCGAGCGGATCAAGCCCGGCTGCCTGACGGCAAAGTCGCAGTACGCGAATACATCAAGCATCCCGGCGCAGTAGTCATCATACCGTTGCTCGACAATGGCGAGTTGGTGCTGGAACGCCAGTATCGCTATCCCCTGCAGCGGGAGTTTTATGAGCTGCCTGCCGGAAAAATCGATGCTGGCGAAGACCCGCTTAAGTGCGCTCAACGGGAACTACTGGAGGAAACAGGTTACACGGCGGAAAACTGGCGTTATATCGCCACCTTGCACCCTTGTATCGGTTATTCGGACGAGAAGTTGATCTATTACTTTGCGGAAGGTCTCACCTTCAAGGGCGCAAGCCTGGATGACGGCGAGCATCTGGAGGTGCTCACCTTAGGATTACCGACGGCGCTGGAGTGGGTAAAAACGGGAAAAATATCCGACAATAAAACGGTTTCCGGTCTGTTTTGGGCAGAGAAGCTATTGAGTGGCACATGGTAA
- the phoR gene encoding phosphate regulon sensor histidine kinase PhoR, producing the protein MSSFWERFREHGANLVLITVVTGLLLTMLGTLATLALYNVALLLLVIYHWRQLTILDKWLQTEESRLPAGFGRWGDVFARLTRLKRDQSQKHRQISSALELLRRATSAMPEGVVIMDEIDRIEWCNPVAEKHLGINAGVDTGQHITHLMRQTQFTKYLAAQNYAEPLIIKQSRHQGLTLSLQLVPYGDKQKLLLSRDVTRFERIQTMRRDFVANVSHELRTPLTVVGGFLETLSEEGHSDPETRKWALALMTDQTRRMQSLVEDLLTLSRLEDTENMAREGNVDVPEMLRKLYDEAQSLSAGRHRISLNLDTGTKLLGNTDELRSAFGNLISNAIRYTPGGGDISLNWAMHDGQGVFSVQDSGMGIEPQHIPRLTERFYRVDHGRSRETGGTGLGLAIVKHVLTCHHAKLDIVSELGKGSLFSAWFPSERLIEQEAAKSPVAQAYSPPDETNPSS; encoded by the coding sequence GTGTCCAGTTTCTGGGAACGTTTCCGGGAGCATGGGGCCAACCTGGTCCTGATTACGGTTGTAACCGGGCTACTCCTGACAATGCTGGGTACTCTCGCGACATTAGCCCTCTATAATGTCGCGCTGCTGCTGCTGGTCATTTATCACTGGCGTCAATTGACGATACTCGACAAATGGCTTCAGACTGAAGAATCCAGATTACCTGCCGGTTTCGGAAGATGGGGAGATGTGTTTGCACGCTTGACTCGCCTGAAGCGTGACCAAAGCCAGAAACATCGGCAAATCAGCTCCGCGCTGGAACTTCTGCGACGCGCCACCTCGGCGATGCCGGAAGGCGTGGTAATCATGGATGAGATAGACCGCATCGAATGGTGCAACCCCGTAGCAGAGAAACATCTGGGCATCAATGCAGGTGTTGATACGGGTCAGCATATTACCCATCTGATGCGTCAAACTCAATTCACTAAATACCTTGCCGCCCAAAATTACGCGGAACCACTGATAATCAAGCAGTCCCGGCATCAGGGACTGACTCTTTCGCTACAGCTCGTGCCCTATGGCGATAAACAGAAACTGCTGCTCAGCCGTGATGTGACGCGCTTTGAAAGAATCCAGACCATGCGCCGGGATTTCGTCGCCAACGTGTCGCACGAACTACGCACGCCGCTGACGGTGGTTGGTGGATTTCTCGAAACACTGTCGGAAGAAGGTCATTCAGATCCTGAAACACGCAAATGGGCGCTGGCGCTGATGACCGATCAAACCAGGCGAATGCAAAGTCTGGTGGAAGACCTGTTGACGCTGTCGCGGCTGGAAGATACGGAAAACATGGCCCGGGAAGGAAACGTCGATGTTCCCGAAATGTTACGGAAGCTTTATGATGAAGCACAATCCTTGAGTGCCGGGCGCCACCGCATCAGCCTCAATCTCGATACCGGCACGAAATTATTGGGTAACACGGACGAATTGCGCAGCGCTTTCGGTAACCTTATCAGCAACGCCATCCGCTATACCCCTGGCGGGGGGGATATCTCTTTGAACTGGGCAATGCACGATGGACAAGGCGTATTTTCCGTTCAGGACAGCGGCATGGGCATTGAACCCCAACATATCCCGCGTCTTACGGAACGATTCTATCGGGTTGACCATGGGCGTTCGCGTGAAACGGGGGGTACCGGACTGGGCCTCGCCATTGTCAAGCATGTGCTGACTTGCCATCATGCGAAACTTGATATCGTCAGCGAACTCGGCAAAGGTAGCCTTTTCAGTGCATGGTTCCCATCCGAGAGGCTGATTGAACAGGAGGCGGCTAAATCGCCGGTAGCGCAAGCATATAGCCCTCCGGATGAAACGAACCCGTCATCCTGA
- a CDS encoding SDR family NAD(P)-dependent oxidoreductase, producing the protein MDKGVCVIVGAGPGNGAAMGARFAEDGYRVALCARNKEKLNKIAGKIKGSRAFQYDVKDTETSSEVFAQIRQQFGPVDVLIYNAGAGAFQNIDDATLESFQDAWEVNCRGLFQTVKEVLPDMRAAGTGNIVIIGATASIKGGANFAPFASAKAGQRGLAQSLARYLGPERIHVSYVILDGILNLQRTRQHMEGKPDEFFMEPSQIAEAVYFLTQQQSQAWTFELDLRPFGEKW; encoded by the coding sequence ATGGATAAAGGTGTTTGTGTGATTGTCGGTGCGGGTCCTGGTAACGGCGCTGCTATGGGCGCGCGGTTTGCGGAGGATGGCTATCGGGTGGCGCTTTGCGCCCGCAATAAAGAGAAGCTGAATAAAATCGCCGGGAAGATAAAGGGTTCCCGTGCATTTCAGTACGATGTCAAGGATACGGAAACCTCATCCGAGGTTTTTGCGCAGATCCGCCAGCAGTTCGGCCCGGTGGATGTTTTAATATACAACGCTGGTGCAGGCGCATTTCAAAATATAGATGACGCGACACTGGAAAGTTTTCAGGACGCTTGGGAAGTCAATTGCCGCGGGCTGTTCCAGACCGTAAAAGAAGTGCTTCCCGATATGCGCGCTGCGGGAACCGGGAATATAGTCATTATCGGCGCGACCGCATCAATTAAAGGCGGCGCCAACTTCGCTCCTTTTGCGTCTGCAAAAGCGGGTCAGCGCGGCCTCGCGCAATCATTGGCGCGGTATCTCGGCCCTGAAAGGATTCATGTCAGCTACGTGATTCTCGACGGTATCCTGAATTTGCAGCGAACCCGGCAGCACATGGAAGGCAAGCCTGATGAATTCTTCATGGAGCCCTCTCAGATAGCGGAAGCCGTTTACTTTCTCACACAACAGCAATCACAGGCCTGGACATTCGAGCTTGATCTTCGGCCTTTCGGAGAGAAATGGTAA
- the ssb gene encoding single-stranded DNA-binding protein — MASVNKVILIGNLGKDPETRYMPNGDAVTNITLATTENWKDKNGEKQEKTEWHRVTFYRKLAEIAGEYLKKGRPVYVEGRLETRKWTDKAGVERYTTDIIASDMKMLGSKPGSAGFDSDREGRDEGSFAPSPSGSKAPAKSSSGFDDMDDDIPF, encoded by the coding sequence ATGGCATCAGTCAACAAGGTAATACTCATTGGCAATCTCGGTAAAGACCCCGAGACGCGTTATATGCCAAATGGCGACGCCGTGACCAATATCACTTTGGCAACCACGGAAAATTGGAAGGATAAAAACGGCGAAAAACAGGAAAAAACCGAATGGCATCGCGTCACCTTTTATCGCAAGCTTGCTGAAATCGCCGGCGAATACCTGAAAAAAGGCCGTCCGGTATATGTGGAGGGACGGTTGGAAACGCGCAAGTGGACTGACAAGGCGGGTGTTGAGCGCTATACCACCGACATCATCGCCAGCGATATGAAGATGCTGGGTAGCAAACCCGGCAGCGCCGGTTTTGATTCGGATAGGGAAGGGCGGGACGAGGGCAGTTTCGCGCCGAGCCCGTCGGGGAGTAAAGCCCCTGCTAAAAGCAGCAGTGGGTTTGACGATATGGATGATGATATTCCGTTTTAG
- a CDS encoding DNA methylase, whose translation MLQVHEIANPKRHLDPEEVAGRKLFPYYAGFSGAFVESTLSLLNLPCNAKVLDPWNGSGTTTVAAFRRGLTAIGSDLNPAMALVAKAAFVSRLDVESLIPLAHSIIDKVDDGYEGMEEDPLGNWFHPRSVSLVRGIEERINRTLISHGTYTHLDSPNALEKVTPLAAFFYLALFRVTRRWAQGFAVSNPTWIRVAKNTKEKKHLTRQGVSKLFIQEVKLLCERRERFPIYRDTDANRLQLLLANAEDLPLEKESIDAIITSPPYCTRIDYAVATYTELAVLRIGGVSFSTLRRALTGSSTVQKNSIGINPEWGHECGNFLRAVYEHPSKASKTYYFKNHSQYFDSFYKSLSEAARVLAPKAPCTLVVQNSYYKEIRNDIAVITSQMAENLAMSLVRQADFSASRSMVEVNQRSKKYIGNRSTIESVLFFRKS comes from the coding sequence ATGCTCCAAGTACATGAAATAGCTAATCCTAAGCGTCACCTCGACCCTGAGGAGGTTGCGGGGAGGAAGTTGTTTCCGTACTATGCCGGCTTCTCTGGCGCATTTGTTGAAAGCACACTTTCTTTGCTCAATTTACCGTGTAACGCTAAGGTATTGGATCCATGGAATGGAAGTGGAACTACAACAGTGGCGGCCTTTAGAAGGGGTTTGACCGCGATTGGCTCGGATCTCAATCCTGCGATGGCCTTGGTCGCCAAGGCAGCCTTTGTATCGCGGCTGGATGTAGAGAGTTTGATCCCGTTAGCCCATTCCATCATAGACAAAGTCGATGATGGGTATGAAGGTATGGAAGAAGATCCGTTGGGAAATTGGTTTCACCCACGATCTGTCTCACTTGTGCGGGGCATAGAAGAGCGAATTAATCGCACCCTCATATCACATGGTACATATACACATTTAGACTCCCCTAATGCGTTGGAGAAGGTGACGCCGCTAGCTGCGTTCTTCTACCTTGCTTTATTTCGAGTGACGCGTCGTTGGGCTCAGGGCTTTGCAGTATCCAATCCGACATGGATTCGAGTGGCCAAGAATACCAAGGAGAAAAAGCATCTCACAAGACAAGGCGTCTCTAAGCTCTTTATACAAGAGGTGAAATTGCTGTGTGAGCGCCGCGAGCGCTTTCCTATTTACCGCGACACTGACGCAAATCGCCTTCAGCTGTTGCTTGCAAATGCTGAAGACCTTCCGTTAGAAAAGGAATCAATTGACGCGATTATTACCTCGCCACCGTATTGTACGCGCATCGATTATGCCGTAGCTACATATACTGAACTGGCTGTGTTGCGAATCGGTGGAGTGAGCTTTTCAACGTTACGCCGCGCTTTGACGGGAAGCTCGACTGTTCAGAAAAATTCTATTGGAATTAATCCTGAATGGGGGCATGAGTGTGGGAATTTTCTTCGTGCAGTGTATGAACATCCATCAAAGGCATCAAAGACTTATTATTTTAAAAATCATTCGCAATACTTTGATTCGTTTTACAAATCATTGAGCGAAGCGGCTAGAGTGTTGGCACCGAAAGCGCCTTGTACTCTTGTCGTTCAGAACTCTTACTATAAGGAAATTCGAAATGACATCGCAGTCATTACTAGTCAAATGGCAGAGAATTTAGCGATGTCCTTAGTTAGGCAGGCTGACTTCTCAGCCTCTCGTTCAATGGTCGAAGTAAACCAACGGTCAAAGAAGTACATAGGTAATAGATCTACGATTGAAAGTGTTTTGTTTTTTAGGAAGAGCTAG
- the phoB gene encoding phosphate regulon transcriptional regulator PhoB → MAATILVVEDEPAIQDLISYSLRQARHIVFSARNAEEAMEIINDALPDLVLLDWMLPGMSGIEFARVLRRTARTKTIPIIMLTARAEEGDKVAGLEIGADDYITKPFSPREMLARIKAVLRRRSPEAADDMVEIGGLHLDSAAHRVTADGNEVVLGPTEFRLLHFLMTHAERVYSRSQLLDQVWGDHVFVEDRTVDVHIRRLRKALETVSKDGLVQTVRGSGYRLSAVLTASMG, encoded by the coding sequence ATGGCAGCGACAATACTGGTGGTTGAAGATGAACCAGCGATCCAGGATTTAATCTCATATAGTTTGCGGCAAGCCAGACATATCGTTTTTTCCGCACGAAATGCGGAAGAAGCCATGGAAATCATCAATGATGCGCTACCGGATCTGGTGCTGCTCGACTGGATGCTGCCGGGAATGAGCGGAATCGAATTCGCCCGCGTGCTGCGGCGCACCGCGCGCACTAAAACAATTCCTATCATCATGCTTACGGCTCGCGCAGAAGAAGGCGATAAGGTGGCGGGGCTGGAGATCGGCGCCGACGATTACATTACCAAGCCTTTCTCTCCGCGTGAGATGCTCGCGAGAATCAAGGCGGTGCTACGGCGGCGCTCGCCCGAAGCGGCCGACGATATGGTCGAGATCGGTGGACTGCACCTCGACTCGGCTGCTCATCGCGTAACTGCCGACGGCAATGAAGTAGTGCTGGGTCCTACCGAATTCCGGTTGCTGCATTTTCTGATGACTCACGCCGAGCGAGTATACAGCCGTTCGCAGTTGCTCGATCAGGTATGGGGAGATCATGTATTTGTAGAGGACCGAACTGTGGATGTGCACATCCGCCGACTACGCAAGGCATTGGAGACAGTCAGTAAGGATGGACTGGTGCAAACGGTGAGGGGATCGGGCTATCGACTTTCCGCGGTGCTGACGGCGAGCATGGGGTGA
- a CDS encoding MFS transporter produces the protein MSPIELRATAGLAGIYGLRMLGMFIILPVFAFYAEHLPGGASYTLVGIALGAYGLTQAILQIPFGWLSDRIGRKPVIYIGLILFAIGSFVAASATDIYVVILGRVIQGAGAISAAVMALAADLTREEHRTKAMAAIGMTIGATFALSLIIAPALNNVIGVPGIFAMTGVLALLAMVVVFKIIPDPVISRFHSDTEASAGRFRNVLRNPQLLRLDFGVFALHATLMALWLVVPLSLRTTGLAADHHWQVYLPVLLLSMVLIVPAIIYGEKKAKLKQIFVISIAVLLASQVMLAYAFDSLWGTTLALLVFFTAFNLLEATLPSLISKIAPVGAKGTAIGVYSSVQFLGAFAGATAGGYLYQHYGASALYAFCGALLALWLVFAVTMKAPAAVRTKMYHVQEMDTGTASGLSRQLAALPGVHEALVLASEGVAYLKVDMRGFDEEGVVQLLGGEA, from the coding sequence ATGTCGCCCATAGAGCTGCGCGCTACAGCCGGCCTGGCGGGAATTTACGGGCTGCGCATGTTGGGGATGTTCATCATTCTGCCGGTATTCGCGTTCTATGCCGAGCATCTCCCCGGTGGCGCCAGCTATACGCTGGTGGGTATCGCGCTTGGCGCATATGGATTGACTCAGGCCATACTGCAAATTCCGTTTGGCTGGCTATCCGACCGTATCGGCCGCAAGCCTGTCATTTACATCGGATTGATCCTGTTCGCAATCGGCAGTTTTGTTGCTGCATCCGCCACCGATATTTACGTGGTGATCCTTGGGCGCGTCATCCAGGGTGCGGGGGCAATTTCCGCGGCTGTGATGGCGCTTGCCGCCGACCTTACCCGTGAAGAGCACCGGACCAAGGCAATGGCCGCGATCGGCATGACCATAGGTGCGACCTTTGCGCTCTCGTTGATTATTGCACCAGCATTAAATAATGTGATCGGTGTGCCGGGAATTTTTGCGATGACCGGCGTGCTGGCACTACTGGCGATGGTGGTTGTTTTCAAAATCATTCCCGATCCGGTAATCAGCCGCTTCCATTCCGATACCGAAGCATCCGCCGGACGTTTCCGGAATGTGTTGCGCAACCCGCAACTGCTGCGCCTGGATTTCGGCGTGTTTGCATTGCATGCGACATTGATGGCGCTGTGGCTGGTGGTGCCGTTGTCGTTACGCACGACCGGATTGGCGGCGGACCACCACTGGCAGGTATATTTACCGGTGCTGCTCCTTTCCATGGTATTGATTGTTCCGGCGATCATTTATGGTGAAAAAAAGGCCAAGCTCAAACAGATATTCGTCATTTCGATAGCTGTATTGCTTGCCAGCCAGGTAATGCTGGCCTATGCCTTCGATTCGCTATGGGGAACGACCTTGGCGTTGCTGGTGTTCTTCACCGCCTTCAACCTTCTGGAAGCGACTTTGCCCTCGCTCATTTCCAAGATTGCGCCGGTGGGCGCAAAAGGCACCGCCATTGGCGTCTATAGCAGCGTCCAGTTTCTCGGCGCATTCGCAGGTGCAACCGCGGGTGGCTATTTGTATCAGCATTATGGGGCCTCTGCACTCTATGCATTCTGCGGAGCCCTGCTTGCATTATGGCTTGTTTTTGCCGTTACGATGAAAGCCCCTGCCGCTGTGCGCACCAAAATGTATCATGTGCAAGAGATGGATACGGGCACGGCCAGCGGTCTATCCCGCCAGCTGGCGGCGCTGCCCGGCGTGCATGAGGCGCTGGTGCTGGCGAGCGAAGGCGTGGCCTATCTGAAAGTGGATATGAGAGGTTTCGACGAAGAAGGCGTTGTTCAATTATTGGGGGGAGAAGCGTAA
- a CDS encoding glycerate kinase type-2 family protein: MGIHKHARNLLLNSFHAAVSAADPLLIVPRHLPPQLRHQLPHRLPRGRTLVVGAGKAAAAMAMAVEKHWQNDASLDGIVLTRYGHGLTLDRIQVIEAGHPVPDEQGEEATRNLLAEVKKLGTDDFLLCLLSGGGSSLLSLPVAGISLIDLRTVTTELLHCGATIQEINTVRKHLSAVLGGRLAASSRAPVLALIISDVTGDDPTHVASGPCAPDPTTYADALTIIEYHGIQAPDAVTEILLAGANGKLGETPKPGDAAFSRVENRVIATAHESLVAAAEYFRTQGIPAVILGDSVTGESRDVARVFAALIREIRRYGHPWRPPLALISGGETTVTLGKKRNGTYGDHSTHRGRGGRNTEFLLSLAVELGGAENIHALACDTDGIDGTENNAGAIAAPDSLYRARQAGMDASALLARNDSYTFFQQLGDLVVTGPTHTNVNDYRVILIL; this comes from the coding sequence ATGGGCATTCATAAGCATGCCCGCAACCTTCTGCTCAATAGCTTTCATGCCGCAGTCAGCGCAGCCGATCCCCTGCTTATAGTACCCCGGCATTTGCCGCCACAATTGCGTCATCAATTACCTCATCGATTACCTCGGGGTCGTACACTGGTCGTCGGTGCAGGCAAAGCGGCGGCAGCGATGGCGATGGCAGTGGAAAAACATTGGCAAAACGATGCGTCGCTGGATGGTATCGTCCTCACCCGCTACGGTCACGGCTTGACGCTCGATCGGATCCAGGTTATCGAAGCCGGACATCCGGTACCCGATGAACAGGGTGAAGAAGCCACACGTAATCTTCTGGCGGAAGTAAAAAAACTCGGTACGGATGATTTCCTGCTTTGCTTGTTGAGCGGCGGCGGGTCGAGCTTGCTATCGCTGCCGGTAGCGGGTATTTCGCTGATCGATCTCCGAACCGTCACCACGGAATTGCTCCATTGTGGCGCAACAATTCAAGAGATCAACACCGTCCGCAAGCATCTTTCCGCTGTCCTGGGGGGAAGGCTTGCGGCTTCAAGCCGCGCGCCGGTACTGGCATTGATAATTTCCGACGTAACTGGCGACGATCCAACCCATGTCGCATCCGGTCCTTGCGCACCGGACCCCACAACATACGCGGATGCGCTCACAATCATCGAATATCACGGCATCCAGGCACCCGATGCCGTGACGGAAATATTGCTGGCGGGCGCCAACGGCAAGCTTGGCGAGACCCCTAAACCGGGCGATGCGGCATTCAGTCGCGTAGAAAACCGGGTGATCGCTACCGCGCACGAATCGTTGGTGGCCGCCGCCGAATATTTTCGTACTCAAGGCATTCCCGCTGTAATACTGGGTGATTCCGTTACCGGCGAGTCACGCGATGTCGCCAGGGTCTTCGCAGCCTTGATCAGGGAAATCCGCCGGTATGGGCATCCTTGGAGACCCCCGTTAGCGCTAATCTCGGGCGGCGAAACGACCGTTACATTGGGTAAAAAGCGAAACGGCACTTATGGTGACCATAGCACCCATCGCGGACGTGGCGGACGAAATACTGAATTCCTGTTATCTCTTGCCGTTGAGCTCGGTGGTGCAGAGAATATTCATGCGCTCGCCTGCGATACCGACGGCATAGACGGAACGGAAAACAATGCGGGCGCGATCGCCGCGCCTGATTCCTTATACCGTGCAAGGCAGGCAGGGATGGACGCATCGGCATTGCTTGCCCGCAACGATTCTTATACGTTCTTTCAGCAGCTTGGTGATTTGGTCGTTACCGGCCCAACCCATACGAATGTCAACGACTACCGCGTTATCCTGATCTTGTAA
- the uvrA gene encoding excinuclease ABC subunit UvrA: MELIKIRGARTHNLKNISLDLPRNKLIVITGLSGSGKSSLAFDTLYAEGQRRYVESLSAYARQFLQLMEKPDVDLIEGLSPAIAIEQKATSHNPRSTVGTVTEIHDYMRLLFARVGDPQCPDHGITLTVQSVSQMVDHVMRLPAETRLMILAPLVVGRKGEQMDLIDELRAQGFVRLRIDGEVHEIDALPKLQKNKKHTVEVVVDRLKVSPDSKQRLAESFETALRHADGRALAVEMDSGHEHLFSARFSCPVCSYSLPELEPRLFSFNNPMGACPKCDGLGKITFFDPKRVVAFPHLSLASGAIKSWDRRNQFYYQLLASLANHYDFDLEIPFEQLAENLQDIILHGSAKEEISFSYLNESGKRSYRKHTFEGIIPNLERRYKETESLAVREELAKYLNSQTCPECGGTRLRREARHVHVGGRAIYEVNALPLKEAKVFFDQVTLTGHKFAIAERIIKEISSRILFLNNVGLDYLSLDRSADTLSGGESQRIRLASQIGSGLTGVMYVLDEPSIGLHQRDNGRLLETLKNLRDLGNSVIVVEHDQDAILTADHVVDMGPGAGEHGGLIIAQGTPEAIQQDPGSLTGKYLSGELAIALPEKRTEPKSDRWLRIEGASGNNLKNVNLNLPVGLFVCITGVSGSGKSTLINETLYHATARHLYGSTAEPAPYRNLDGLAFFDKVISMDQSPIGRTPRSNPATYTGLFTPVRELFAGVPQARERGYGPGRFSFNVKGGRCEACQGDGMIKVEMHFLPDIYVSCDVCHGKRYNRETLEIQYKGKNINEILHMTVEQAREFFSPVPVVARKLQTLLDVGLGYITLGQSATTLSGGEAQRVKLSLELSKRDTGRTLYILDEPTTGLHFQDIDLLLKVLHRLRDHGNTVVVIEHNLDVIKTADWIIDLGPEGGGGGGEIIAQGTPEQIAADEKSFTGHYLKTALSSSTHDQQRQRGYGHS, translated from the coding sequence ATGGAACTTATAAAAATTCGCGGTGCGCGTACGCACAATCTCAAAAACATCAGTCTTGATTTGCCGCGAAACAAGCTGATCGTCATCACCGGCTTGTCCGGGTCCGGCAAATCTTCGCTCGCGTTCGACACCCTGTATGCGGAAGGCCAGCGGCGCTATGTGGAATCGCTCTCGGCATATGCGCGCCAGTTTCTGCAATTGATGGAAAAACCCGACGTCGATCTGATAGAGGGGCTCTCTCCCGCCATAGCCATTGAGCAAAAAGCGACTTCGCATAACCCGCGCTCCACCGTCGGCACCGTTACCGAAATACATGATTACATGCGCCTGCTGTTTGCGCGCGTGGGCGATCCGCAGTGCCCTGATCACGGCATCACGCTGACGGTGCAAAGCGTCTCGCAAATGGTTGATCACGTCATGCGGCTACCCGCGGAAACCAGGCTGATGATACTGGCGCCGCTGGTGGTAGGTCGCAAGGGCGAGCAAATGGATTTGATCGATGAACTGCGCGCACAGGGCTTTGTGCGGTTGCGAATCGATGGTGAAGTGCATGAGATCGATGCGCTGCCGAAGTTGCAGAAAAATAAAAAGCACACGGTGGAAGTCGTGGTGGACAGGCTCAAAGTTTCACCCGATTCCAAGCAGCGACTGGCGGAATCGTTCGAAACCGCACTGCGCCATGCCGACGGACGCGCTTTGGCGGTGGAAATGGATTCAGGCCATGAGCATCTTTTTTCGGCCAGGTTCAGTTGCCCGGTATGCAGCTACTCCCTGCCGGAACTCGAACCCCGCTTATTTTCCTTCAACAACCCGATGGGTGCGTGCCCCAAGTGTGACGGCTTGGGGAAAATAACCTTTTTCGACCCTAAGCGGGTGGTGGCGTTTCCTCATCTGTCGCTGGCTTCCGGCGCAATCAAGAGCTGGGATCGGCGTAATCAATTTTATTACCAGTTGCTGGCGAGCCTTGCCAACCACTACGATTTTGATCTGGAAATACCCTTTGAACAGCTTGCCGAGAATCTGCAAGATATCATCCTGCATGGATCAGCCAAGGAAGAAATCTCATTCTCGTATTTGAACGAGAGCGGTAAACGCAGCTATCGCAAACATACCTTTGAAGGCATCATTCCCAATCTGGAGCGACGTTACAAGGAAACCGAATCGCTCGCCGTGCGTGAGGAACTGGCGAAATACCTCAATTCCCAAACCTGCCCTGAATGTGGCGGAACCCGGCTACGCCGCGAAGCACGCCATGTCCACGTGGGAGGGCGCGCTATTTATGAAGTCAACGCGCTGCCGCTGAAGGAGGCGAAGGTTTTTTTTGACCAGGTAACACTGACGGGGCACAAATTTGCCATCGCGGAAAGAATCATCAAGGAGATTTCCAGTCGCATATTATTTCTCAACAATGTCGGGTTGGATTATCTGTCGTTGGATCGTTCCGCCGACACCTTGTCCGGTGGAGAATCCCAGCGCATCCGCCTCGCCAGCCAGATCGGATCAGGTCTGACCGGCGTAATGTATGTGCTGGATGAGCCTTCCATCGGGCTGCACCAGCGGGACAATGGACGCCTACTGGAAACGCTCAAGAATCTGCGCGATCTCGGCAATAGCGTCATCGTGGTGGAACACGACCAGGACGCCATACTTACCGCCGATCATGTGGTGGACATGGGCCCGGGTGCGGGCGAGCATGGCGGACTGATCATCGCACAGGGAACACCCGAGGCTATTCAACAGGATCCCGGCTCACTCACCGGTAAATATCTTTCGGGTGAACTGGCCATCGCGCTGCCGGAAAAACGCACCGAACCGAAAAGCGATCGCTGGCTCAGGATCGAAGGCGCATCCGGCAATAACCTGAAGAACGTCAACCTCAACCTGCCTGTCGGATTATTCGTCTGCATAACCGGCGTATCCGGTTCAGGCAAATCCACGCTCATCAACGAAACGCTTTATCATGCAACCGCTCGCCATCTATATGGCAGCACCGCGGAGCCCGCGCCATACCGGAATCTGGATGGATTGGCCTTTTTCGACAAGGTCATCAGCATGGACCAGAGCCCCATCGGGCGCACGCCACGCTCAAACCCGGCCACCTATACCGGCTTGTTCACGCCAGTCCGGGAGTTGTTCGCCGGTGTTCCCCAGGCGCGTGAGCGCGGCTATGGACCCGGGCGATTCTCGTTCAACGTCAAGGGCGGGCGCTGTGAAGCCTGCCAGGGCGACGGCATGATCAAGGTTGAAATGCATTTTCTCCCGGATATATATGTGTCATGCGATGTCTGCCATGGCAAGCGCTATAACCGCGAAACACTGGAGATCCAGTACAAGGGAAAAAACATCAACGAAATTCTGCATATGACGGTGGAACAGGCACGCGAGTTTTTCAGCCCCGTGCCGGTCGTGGCGCGCAAGCTGCAAACCTTGCTGGATGTCGGCCTGGGCTATATCACCCTGGGCCAGTCCGCGACCACGCTTTCGGGGGGCGAAGCCCAGCGGGTAAAGCTGTCGCTTGAACTTTCCAAACGCGACACTGGCCGCACGCTCTATATTCTGGACGAGCCCACGACAGGCCTGCATTTCCAGGACATCGATCTATTGCTGAAAGTGTTGCATCGCTTGCGCGACCATGGCAATACCGTAGTCGTCATCGAACATAACCTGGATGTGATCAAGACCGCTGACTGGATTATCGACCTTGGCCCCGAAGGCGGAGGGGGCGGCGGAGAGATCATTGCCCAGGGAACGCCGGAGCAAATAGCAGCGGACGAAAAGAGCTTTACCGGGCACTACCTGAAAACGGCGCTCAGTTCCTCAACTCATGATCAGCAGCGGCAACGCGGATATGGGCATTCATAA